A genome region from Deinococcus seoulensis includes the following:
- a CDS encoding helix-turn-helix transcriptional regulator, translating into MTVPPAAPGLPTVQVAVASAVLAAGVQAILAAHGIRSAPDHDRPEADVLIVDDAWLADPDALGGHPALVALGSGVWATLLPDLSGGGWAALGADATPAELLAGVLGAAAGLAVLPPALLPSPTPEAPTDLQDDDAAGVPPGDVSLTPRERDVLALLAEGLSNKRAARDLGVSESTVKFHVQALYSKLGVQSRAGAVARGISLGLVSV; encoded by the coding sequence ATGACCGTCCCGCCTGCCGCGCCGGGCCTGCCGACCGTGCAGGTGGCGGTCGCCTCGGCGGTGCTGGCGGCGGGCGTGCAGGCGATCCTGGCCGCGCACGGCATTCGCAGCGCGCCGGACCATGACCGGCCGGAGGCGGACGTGCTGATCGTGGATGACGCGTGGCTGGCCGACCCGGACGCCCTGGGCGGCCACCCGGCGCTGGTGGCGCTCGGGTCGGGCGTGTGGGCCACGCTGCTGCCGGACCTGAGCGGGGGCGGCTGGGCGGCGCTGGGGGCCGACGCCACCCCGGCCGAGCTGCTGGCCGGGGTGCTGGGGGCCGCTGCGGGGCTGGCGGTGCTGCCGCCCGCGCTGCTGCCCTCCCCCACTCCGGAAGCACCCACGGACCTTCAGGATGACGATGCGGCGGGCGTGCCTCCGGGTGACGTGAGCCTCACGCCCCGCGAGCGTGACGTGCTGGCCCTGCTGGCCGAGGGCCTGAGCAACAAACGCGCCGCCCGTGACCTGGGCGTGTCAGAGAGCACCGTCAAGTTTCACGTGCAGGCGCTGTACTCCAAGCTGGGCGTGCAGAGTCGCGCCGGGGCGGTCGCGCGCGGTATCTCCCTGGGGCTGGTCAGCGTGTAG
- a CDS encoding ACT domain-containing protein, which yields MPQTLSVVPGEYAVSQLPAGSGAPTWAFTGELWCVMSVSDELSVVCPTANVPPGVTTQPGWAALKLHGPFEFTLSGILASVLDPLRDAEVGIFALSTFNTDYVLVAQADLHRAAQALRAAGHTLLD from the coding sequence ATGCCCCAGACCCTTTCCGTGGTGCCCGGCGAGTACGCCGTCTCACAGCTGCCCGCTGGCAGCGGCGCTCCCACCTGGGCCTTCACCGGTGAACTGTGGTGCGTCATGAGCGTCAGCGACGAACTGTCCGTCGTGTGCCCCACCGCGAACGTCCCGCCCGGCGTGACCACCCAGCCCGGCTGGGCCGCCCTGAAACTCCACGGTCCGTTTGAATTCACCCTCAGCGGCATCCTCGCCAGCGTCCTGGACCCCCTGCGCGATGCGGAGGTCGGCATCTTCGCGCTGTCCACCTTCAACACCGACTACGTCCTCGTGGCGCAGGCGGACCTGCACCGCGCCGCCCAGGCCCTCCGGGCCGCCGGGCACACGCTGCTGGACTGA
- a CDS encoding S1C family serine protease — protein MTNFSELSRAMADVVEAASESVVQVRAARPVSGTVIGEGLILTAAHVLPTDEVTVVTAGGVRWGAVVAGRDPATDLALLRVPGLGVPALAPGEEARVGELLLAVGRPPHGVQAALGLYGLGAPARGPGHGWLPSGAAPFPASSGGALVGADGTLVGVLNAGVRRGELLAVPAGRALRVAALLDAQGRVPRGYLGLSAQPVHFPDTQPMSGAAESGVAGNEAAGNEAARGPRGPWERGPWGRGPWERGHRGGPGREGGHEGGRGRGGPRGPRGPWGPGGWQPGGWTQGGRMGLTVVQVDADGPAAQAGVLVGDVLLALDGAPVRHPRELLERVRDQAGQTVTLRVLRGGQEQELPVPVGER, from the coding sequence ATGACGAATTTTTCTGAACTTTCAAGAGCAATGGCGGACGTGGTCGAGGCCGCGTCGGAGAGTGTGGTGCAGGTGCGGGCGGCGCGGCCCGTGAGTGGCACGGTGATCGGCGAGGGGCTGATCCTGACGGCGGCGCACGTGCTGCCCACCGATGAGGTGACGGTCGTGACGGCCGGCGGGGTGCGCTGGGGCGCGGTGGTGGCGGGGCGTGATCCGGCGACGGATCTGGCGTTGCTGCGCGTGCCGGGCCTGGGTGTTCCGGCGTTGGCGCCGGGCGAGGAGGCGCGTGTGGGCGAGTTGCTGCTGGCGGTGGGTCGCCCGCCGCATGGGGTGCAGGCGGCGCTGGGCCTGTACGGGCTCGGGGCGCCTGCGCGGGGGCCGGGGCATGGTTGGCTGCCCAGCGGGGCGGCGCCGTTCCCGGCGTCCAGTGGGGGCGCGCTGGTCGGCGCGGACGGCACGCTGGTGGGCGTGCTGAATGCGGGTGTGCGGCGTGGCGAGTTGCTGGCCGTTCCGGCCGGGCGGGCGCTGCGGGTGGCGGCGCTGCTGGACGCGCAGGGCCGCGTGCCGCGCGGGTACCTGGGGCTGTCCGCGCAGCCCGTTCACTTCCCGGACACGCAGCCCATGTCCGGAGCGGCCGAGTCCGGGGTGGCTGGGAACGAGGCGGCTGGGAACGAGGCGGCGCGCGGGCCGCGTGGTCCGTGGGAGCGTGGTCCGTGGGGTCGTGGCCCCTGGGAGCGCGGGCACCGGGGTGGGCCGGGGCGGGAAGGCGGTCATGAGGGCGGTCGTGGGCGTGGAGGCCCCAGGGGACCGCGTGGCCCGTGGGGACCGGGTGGGTGGCAACCGGGCGGATGGACCCAGGGTGGCCGCATGGGCCTGACGGTCGTGCAGGTGGACGCGGACGGCCCGGCGGCGCAGGCGGGCGTGCTGGTCGGGGACGTGCTGCTGGCGCTGGACGGCGCTCCGGTCCGGCATCCACGTGAACTGCTGGAGCGGGTGCGGGATCAGGCCGGGCAGACCGTGACGCTGCGCGTCCTGCGCGGCGGGCAGGAGCAGGAGCTGCCGGTGCCGGTCGGGGAACGCTGA